AACGCATCGGTTATATCGCCATCAGCCCCGAGATCGAGGAAGCGACCCTGCTCTTCGACGGCTTGGTGCTGGCCAACCGCATCCTGGGCTTCGTCAATGCGCCGGCCTTGATGCAGCGCCTGGTGGCCAAGCTGCAGAACGAATCGGTGAACATCGACGAGTACCGAGAAAAACGGGATCTCTTCTACGACAACCTGACCGCGATGGGCTACGAGATGGTCAAGCCTCAGGGGGCCTTCTACCTCTTCCCCAAGTCCCCCCTGGCTGATGACGTCGAGTTCGTCCGGCGCGCCCAGAAGTACAACATCCTCCTCGTCCCTGGCAGCGGGTTCGGCAAACCCGGCTACTTCCGCATCGCCTACTGCGTAGAGAAGCGGATCATCGAGAACTCGCTGGAGGCCTTCCGGGCGCTGGCGAAGGAATTAGGACTGTCGGGTTAGACTAAGAGAAGCAATAGATTGCCCCCTCAATAAAACTGACAATCAAGTTAATCCAAGAAAAACAGGCTATAATCTTTGAAGAGAAAGGGTGACATTTCTGTCATCCTTTCTTTCATAAAACCCTCCCCCCTTCAATCCCCTTCCCCCATCAAGTCCCTTCTAAAGTCCCCCTTCTCTTCCTGAGAAACGTTCCATCTCTTGACGAACAGATGATTTCAGTAGGAAAGGAGCCTTAGCTCGTGGATGCCCTGCACACATTCACTGACAAAGTCACCATTATCACCGGCGCCGGCAACGGCATCGGCCGCAGTGTCGCCCTGGCTTACGCACAAGCGGGCGCTACGGTCATCATCGCCGAACGAAACGCCGAATCCGGTAGAGAAACAGAAGCCATCATCAATGACAAAGGCGGCAAAGCCCTGTTCATCCCCGTCGATGTCCGCCGACCTGACGACATCGATGCGCTCATGGCGGAGACGGAAAAACGTTTCGGCAGGGTCGACATCCTGATCAACAACGCTGGCGTCTCCCGCTGGAAATCCCCCTATGAACTGACCGTGGAAGAGTGGGACGACATCATCGACACGAACCTGCGCAGCGTCTTCCTCTGTTCCCGCGCGGCGGCCCGGATCATGAGGACAATAGGCGGCGGCGCCATCGTCAACATCGCCTCCACGCGGGCGCTCATGTCCGAACCGGACACGGAGGCCTACGCCGCATCCAAGGGCGGTATCATCGCCTTGACCCACGCCCTGGCGGTCTCGCTCGGTCCCGACAACATCCGGGTGAACGCCATCAGCCCCGGTTGGATCGAGACGGGCGACTATGAACAGTTGCGCCCCGTCGATCACAGCCAGCACCCCGCCGGGAGGGTGGGCAAACCGGACGATGTGGCGCGGGCCTGCCTCTTCCTTACCACGGAGGGCAACGACTTCATCACCGGCGCCAACCTGGTCCTCGACGGGGGCATGACGCGCAAGATGATCTACGAACCGTAAAGCAGTAGGCAACGGCTATCTTTTTAAGCTACTCTAATTTGTCTTCCACCTCGTGGACCCCGTCCACCCCATCGCGCCGGACATCCACATAGAGGGTCCCGTCGCTCTGCAGGGCGGCGTAAAACACCTCCGACAGATCTTCCACGCCCCGCTTTTTCAGTTCGCCGTAGAGCCACTTGAAACTGAGGTTGTGTTGGAGCAGATTCTGCTCCAACACATCGCCGTCCTTGATGATCTCCGTCGCCAAGCCCTTATATGCCGTCGGTTTGCCCAGGTCGCTCATCGTTACCGGCAGGTGCTGCGACTTCTTCAGAACGCTCAGTTTTCCGTTGGGCTCCAACAAGGCAAACTCCACATCGGTGATGTTGAAAGCCCCCTTATTGCGTAGTTGCATCTCCAACTTATCCAGGCTGTAGCGGAGCCGCTTCATGTTTTCTTCCATCACCTTGCCGTTTTGAACGACGATGACGGGCTCCCCTTCCAGTATTTTGCGGGCGGCCAGACTTTTCAAATGGACCATGCTAGTGGCCACCGTGGCGATTGTCAGAACCACAGGACTCAAGAGCACCCATGCGCCCTTTACCTCAGTGACGACATAGGCGCCGGCAATCGTCCCCATGACGATAGCGATGACAAAATCAAAATAGGTCATTTGAGACAATAGTTTTTTTCCAATGATGCGGGTCAGAATGGTCAGCAGTATATAGGCTGCCAGCGTCTGCGTTGTCACCCGGAACAATTCAACCCAGCCGTTTTGCACGCGATGAGAACCACCTTTTCACGCTTGTCCTTGATCCAAGTATGTGCTTTATCCCAATGGGTCGCTCCTTTCATTCTCCCCTCAAAGTCGACTGGGAATCCCACAGGCAACCTACGCGCAGAATCCTCTTGATCAAAAACAAAACAACCATGCCTCTTCAGGCCACAGGTTATGATGAAAAGGCCTTTTCATCATAAAAAAAGCCGGGCAAAATGCTCCGGCTTCCTGATAAACAGCGAATCGCTATGATTGAACCCCAGTTCTTTTCCAGGGTTATTCTTTTGACCTGTCCATTTTTTTCTTCAACCGGCTCAAGTTTTTCATTCCCCGGCTGATCTCCATCGCATGAGCCTCTTCCGCATCGAGTTCCTGGGCGATGGACTCCAGCGCATCCCAAGGATTCACCCGTTCTCCACAGGTGAAAATGTCAACGGCGGCATATCCGAGTTCCGGCCAAGTGTGGATCGTCAGGTGGGATTCGGAGATGACGACAACACCGCTGACACCTTGCGGTTCAAAGCGATGAAAGACCACTTCCCGGATATCGGCCCCCGATTTCTCAGCGGCGCGAACCATGACCTCTTCCACCGTCTTCACATCGTTGAGTTTATCGGAATTACATTCCCATACCTCGGCCAGCAACTGCACACCGAGGGGATTGCCCAACACATTCATCCACGGCAGGTCTCCTTTCAGATAGCATTATTCCTCAAGGAGCCTGCAATTATTTTTTGAACTTACTCGGCTTTTTCCGGCCGTATCTCTTCGTAAGCCGCTAAAGCCTGCCGGTGAATCTCTTTGATAGGCAGATTCCCCCGGCGAGCCGCCGCCTGGCAATCATCAAATTCGGGATGAATGTTGACGACGCGACCGGCCAGGATGCCCCGCTTCAACCGTACCGGACCGCCTTCAGTGGTCACCGTCACCCAGTCCCGTTCCAAGCAAGCCCGCCGCTCCAGGCGGGAGCGAACACCGAGCGTCGTCGACTCGGCAAAGAGTTGCTCCAGCACGACCGTCCCGCGCTCGGGCGGACAAAGCACCGTCAGGTGGCAGCCGAGGCGGCCTTTCTTCATCATCACCGAAACCGCTTGCACATCCAGCGCGCCGGCATCAAAGAGCCGGGCTGTCAGGGGCGAGAGCCACTGGGGATTCATGTCGTCAACGGTCGTCTCGATGACCTGCACATCCTCCCACAGGAGCGCCGGCACGCCGCCGGCGCCATGTTCACTCCCGCCCCTTTGCAACTCCCCCAGGCAATCCCCTTTCTGTCCATGCCCGTGGTCATGCCCGTGGTCATCTCTTTGCTCATGTCCGTTCTCATGTCCATGCTCATGTCGGTGCTCATTTTCTTGTTTAATCCCGTGCCCATTTCCATGACCATGACCGCTGGCGTGTTTGTGACCATGCCCATGGTGATGCCCGTGGGCATGGGTCATGCCGCCGGAACAGACGAGCCAACTTTTCCCTGCCTCTTCACGGCGACCGAGCAGCAACCGCAGCACATTGGGCCGATCCTTCGCCGGCCGAGAGCCTGCCCCGTGACCGATCCGCTCGATCCGCAAGGGCATCCCTTGGGAATGGCTGTCATGGGGACGGCCCAAGGTTGTACAGAGGGCGGCGCCGGTCGGCGTGACCAGTTCGCCCTCCCCGCCGCCGAGGTAGACGGGGAAGTCACGGACGAGGTCGGCCGTAGCCGGCGCAGGCACCGGCATCACCCCGTGGGCGCAACGGACCGTGCCGGATCCGAGCGGCAGGGGCAGGACGAGGATCTCCTCCACCTTCAGGTATTCCAGCGCCCAGCAGGTCCCGACAATGTCGACGATGGCGTCGACAGCGCCCACTTCATGAAAGTGAACCTTTTCGACGGAGCAGCCGTGCACCTTCGCTTCCGATTCAGCCAGACGCGTAAAAACCCGGATGGCCATCTCCTTCACCGGGGACGCCATGGCGGAACTTTCGATGATCTGCGCCACATGATGCAGGTGGCGGTGGGGCTGGGGCCGGTCATCGAGAAGGACGTTCACCTTCGTGGCCCGGATGCCCTTGGAGATGACAGACTCACGGCGCAACTCATAACCGTCGACGCCGAGCCCTCGCAAGGCTTCCGTCAGTTCTTCCCAGGGAACCCCCAGGTCGACCAGGGCGCCCAGCCACATGTCGCCGGCCGCGCCGGAGACGGGATCGACGACGAGGATGTTATGACCATTCGTAGGCGCATCATTCCGGCAGCCGTGCGAATGTTTGCCTCTTTCCCCATGACCATGGCCGGTTTGCTCGTCGCTATTACACATCGTGGAACCTCCCTGCTTCACGACTTCCGCTGCGGACGATCGTCGCCGCCAGGGCCGCCGCGCCGAATCCATTGTCGATATTGACGACACCGACGCCGAGGGCGCAGGAGTTCAGCATGCCCAGCAACGCCGAGAGACCGCCGAAATTGGCGCCATAGCCGATGCTCGTCGGCACGGCCACGACAGGGATGTCCACCATGCCGGCGACGACGGAGGCCAGAGCGCCTTCCATGCCGGCGATGACGACGATCACCTGCGCCTCGTTCAGTTCATTCCGCTTTGATAACAGCCGGTGCAACCCGGCCACACCGACGTCAAAGATCCGCTTCACCCGGCATCCCATGGCGAGAGCGCTGACAACCGCCTCCTCGGCAACCGGCAGGTCGGCCGTTCCCGCCGTGACGACAGCAATGGTCCCGATGGGTCGGTCGTTTTCTTCCGGCACACGCAGGGTGATGGCCTGAGCCAGTTCGTGAAAGACCGCTTCGGGAACCTTGGCCTGCACAGCGGCAAAGGCTTCCGCCGTGCAGCGCGTCGCCAGCACCGGCAGACCCGTCTGGGCCAATCGCTCGAAGATGGCCGCCGTCTGTTCCGGCCGTTTGCCGAGGCCGAAGATGACTTCAGGAAAACCCTGGTTGATGGCCCGGTAGTGATCGACCTTGGCAAAACCGATATCCTCATAGGGCCAACCTTTCAGCCGATCGACGGCCTCTTCCACAGGCATCTGCCCGTCCTGGACCGCCCGCAACAGATGGGTCAGCCTCGAATGATCCATGGAAACCGACTCCTCCCGACAAGTTCAATCCTTATCATACCACAGATGTAGCAGTATGTAGTCTGCTGGCAATTATTCGGCGATTTGTCCACTTACGCTTTATGTTTGTCCGCTTACGCATAAAAAAGAAGCTTCTGAAGAGAAGCGCCCTCCCTTTGCAGAGAGGGCGCAACGTTATTGGACGTTATTGTCTGAAGCATTTTCATCTCAAGCGCTTGTTCCAAAGCTTTTTTTCTAACTGACCAGCCAGCCTTTCGGCAGCCTGCCCGTGCTATCCGACGATGACGCCGACGCCGTCGGGGATGACGGTGATCTCTGCATCATCGCCCTTGATGGCTTTGGCCATGGTCAGGGCTTCTTCGAGCGTTTCGGCGTAGTCGAGGTGCATGTCGCGGAAACGGCCTGCCAGTTTTGGGTCGCTGACCATGATCACCTTGTACTTGATCAGCATGCGGCAGAGGATCTGCGATTCCCACTGGTCAGCCGGCGTGTCTTCCTTGGCCGTCGACAGGAAGGTGTCCATGGCGGCCTGGGGAGAGGGGAAGTCGGCCAACTGGTGATAGAAGTCCTCGCCGCCGAGCCCGTCGGAGCAGCCGGCGACCATGATGATGACGGCGCCCGGCTTGGCCGTCGCCTCTGCCGCCGTCATGCCTTTGACAGCTTGGTACAGGTTCTGGTCGAGGGGATAGCCACCGTTCGTGGAGATGACGATATCGCCGGGGATCGGCTTGGCGGCCACCAGTTCACGGACAAAGGCACAGCCTTTGAGGTGGGCCTCGACGGTGTGGCCTGCCACTGCGTAGATGATCTCTTTTTTGGCGTTGATCACTACGTTGAGGACAAAGGCCAACTTGGCCTTTTCCGCGGCGAAGAGCATATCGCGGTGGATCGGGTTGTTTTCCAGGTTCCCCGTGCGGGCATAGGGGCTGGAGATAAAGGTGGAGTTGTGGTTGTACATGACGGTCTTGCGGGAGGCGACACCGGGGAGGACGCTCTTGCGGCCGCCGGAGAAGCCGGCGAAGAAGTGGGGCTCAATGAAGCCGTCAGCCAGGAGCAGGTCGGCCTCGACGGCCAGCTTGTTCACCCACAACTCGCCGCCGGAAGGCAGAATACCCAAGAAGGCCATGTCCTCGTCTTTTTCGGAGAGGTGATTGACGATCTTGACCTCGTCGACGACCTTTTGGCCGAACTTGGCCAGCAGTTCCTCGTCGGTGGTCGGGCGGTGCATGCCGGTGGCGACCAGGATGGTCACATCGGCGTCAGGGTTGCCCTTTTTGATCTCTTCGAGCATGAGCGGGATATTGATATGGCTCGGCACAGGGCGGGTATGATCGCTCGAGATGATGACGATATTCTTCTTGCCCTTGACAAGTTCCGACAAGGGCGGCGAGGCGATGGGATTGGCCAGCGCACGGCGGACGATCTCTTCCTGGGTTCCATCCGGGGTGTATTCGTGGTTCTCCGGGGTCAGCAGGCGGACCTTGGGGCCCGGTTCCAAGGGAAGATCCAGGTAGGTCTTATGATAGGGCAGCTTAATCAAAAACATCGACCCCTTTTCG
The nucleotide sequence above comes from Heliomicrobium undosum. Encoded proteins:
- a CDS encoding SDR family NAD(P)-dependent oxidoreductase, with translation MHTFTDKVTIITGAGNGIGRSVALAYAQAGATVIIAERNAESGRETEAIINDKGGKALFIPVDVRRPDDIDALMAETEKRFGRVDILINNAGVSRWKSPYELTVEEWDDIIDTNLRSVFLCSRAAARIMRTIGGGAIVNIASTRALMSEPDTEAYAASKGGIIALTHALAVSLGPDNIRVNAISPGWIETGDYEQLRPVDHSQHPAGRVGKPDDVARACLFLTTEGNDFITGANLVLDGGMTRKMIYEP
- a CDS encoding YetF domain-containing protein; translated protein: MQNGWVELFRVTTQTLAAYILLTILTRIIGKKLLSQMTYFDFVIAIVMGTIAGAYVVTEVKGAWVLLSPVVLTIATVATSMVHLKSLAARKILEGEPVIVVQNGKVMEENMKRLRYSLDKLEMQLRNKGAFNITDVEFALLEPNGKLSVLKKSQHLPVTMSDLGKPTAYKGLATEIIKDGDVLEQNLLQHNLSFKWLYGELKKRGVEDLSEVFYAALQSDGTLYVDVRRDGVDGVHEVEDKLE
- the speD gene encoding adenosylmethionine decarboxylase, whose amino-acid sequence is MNVLGNPLGVQLLAEVWECNSDKLNDVKTVEEVMVRAAEKSGADIREVVFHRFEPQGVSGVVVISESHLTIHTWPELGYAAVDIFTCGERVNPWDALESIAQELDAEEAHAMEISRGMKNLSRLKKKMDRSKE
- the larC gene encoding nickel pincer cofactor biosynthesis protein LarC; protein product: MCNSDEQTGHGHGERGKHSHGCRNDAPTNGHNILVVDPVSGAAGDMWLGALVDLGVPWEELTEALRGLGVDGYELRRESVISKGIRATKVNVLLDDRPQPHRHLHHVAQIIESSAMASPVKEMAIRVFTRLAESEAKVHGCSVEKVHFHEVGAVDAIVDIVGTCWALEYLKVEEILVLPLPLGSGTVRCAHGVMPVPAPATADLVRDFPVYLGGGEGELVTPTGAALCTTLGRPHDSHSQGMPLRIERIGHGAGSRPAKDRPNVLRLLLGRREEAGKSWLVCSGGMTHAHGHHHGHGHKHASGHGHGNGHGIKQENEHRHEHGHENGHEQRDDHGHDHGHGQKGDCLGELQRGGSEHGAGGVPALLWEDVQVIETTVDDMNPQWLSPLTARLFDAGALDVQAVSVMMKKGRLGCHLTVLCPPERGTVVLEQLFAESTTLGVRSRLERRACLERDWVTVTTEGGPVRLKRGILAGRVVNIHPEFDDCQAAARRGNLPIKEIHRQALAAYEEIRPEKAE
- the larB gene encoding nickel pincer cofactor biosynthesis protein LarB — its product is MDHSRLTHLLRAVQDGQMPVEEAVDRLKGWPYEDIGFAKVDHYRAINQGFPEVIFGLGKRPEQTAAIFERLAQTGLPVLATRCTAEAFAAVQAKVPEAVFHELAQAITLRVPEENDRPIGTIAVVTAGTADLPVAEEAVVSALAMGCRVKRIFDVGVAGLHRLLSKRNELNEAQVIVVIAGMEGALASVVAGMVDIPVVAVPTSIGYGANFGGLSALLGMLNSCALGVGVVNIDNGFGAAALAATIVRSGSREAGRFHDV
- the larA gene encoding nickel-dependent lactate racemase gives rise to the protein MFLIKLPYHKTYLDLPLEPGPKVRLLTPENHEYTPDGTQEEIVRRALANPIASPPLSELVKGKKNIVIISSDHTRPVPSHINIPLMLEEIKKGNPDADVTILVATGMHRPTTDEELLAKFGQKVVDEVKIVNHLSEKDEDMAFLGILPSGGELWVNKLAVEADLLLADGFIEPHFFAGFSGGRKSVLPGVASRKTVMYNHNSTFISSPYARTGNLENNPIHRDMLFAAEKAKLAFVLNVVINAKKEIIYAVAGHTVEAHLKGCAFVRELVAAKPIPGDIVISTNGGYPLDQNLYQAVKGMTAAEATAKPGAVIIMVAGCSDGLGGEDFYHQLADFPSPQAAMDTFLSTAKEDTPADQWESQILCRMLIKYKVIMVSDPKLAGRFRDMHLDYAETLEEALTMAKAIKGDDAEITVIPDGVGVIVG